The following proteins come from a genomic window of Miscanthus floridulus cultivar M001 chromosome 2, ASM1932011v1, whole genome shotgun sequence:
- the LOC136540025 gene encoding protein ROLLING AND ERECT LEAF 2-like isoform X1, with product MGSRSKNEDDKALVLCQERKRFVREALDGRCAFAAAHFAYIQSLRHTGFALKKFVEPEVPTNSSLFTSTSATPEPPTIMQKSTNLSPSLSHHASDSFSPVPSPLASGRFHVNHMKAGGNSVTTVKEKVLEPVTATLQTSSPVCGQAIHDLDDSSTFEAPPGTPPWDYFGLFQPVESQISFHDDKELGHNFENDDDIRRLREKEGIPELEEELEKSPAYPDYLKRRLGEEKPQDLKDVEKPPMNGGEDDLALSEDDFDNPTSESLVRMFKNRNDTPVAHIATGQSPAPLPIDDLASETIDSQAERPKDDPAVDPQTERPKDNMAIDAQTEKIKDHTGVDSHAEKPKDDTRVLDISMYESDETPVTSPLKDTSTSTAAFPVNGKFKEPLRDVRNVARDLNSCMKEIEILFIKASDSGKEVPRMLEADKVNFRPLLPEEKAPGSTASGFFATLFACCREEVPVPQPPPQAEVQYLTWHRSMSSLSSSSRNPLGTTSKEDTDGLTGNIFGGVYMNSGSHASTLDRLYAWERKLYDEVKASSAVCRQYDDKCRQLRHQESRGESQMSIDKTRAVVKDLHSRILVAIQRIDMISKNIEDLRDKELQPQLEELIGSLTRMWATMLECHQHQHDIIKLVSNTGNMKASIRSESQFQATLLLQVELSTLCSNFQKWIASHKAYLQSLNSWLLKCVKSLQKKRKSSRKKKVEADPITKYAVAPIFKTCESWINLLDDLPTDLEDAVKDLAAHINRYVPHQEKQRGGSKRILSLSHSGRSNGEMGEVQRSDPPMDLQSSLEIFLGKLEMFSNISLQKYMELKEDINKAKERYEKAQADQQI from the exons ATGGGTTCACGATCAAAAAACGAAGATGACAAGGCTCTTGTCTTGTGCCAGGAAAGGAAGCGATTTGTTAGAGAAGCTCTTGACGGAAGATGTGCTTTTGCAGCTGCTCATTTCGCTTATATTCAGTCACTCAGGCACACTGGATTTGCTCTCAAAAAATTCGTAGAGCCTGAAGTACCAACAAATTCCTCACTGTTCACATCAACATCTGCCACTCCAGAGCCTCCTACCATCATGCAGAAATCTACGAACCTATCTCCATCCCTTTCACATCATGCTAGTGACTCTTTCTCTCCAGTTCCCTCACCATTAGCTTCAGGACGTTTCCATGTCAATCATATGAAAGCTGGGGGTAATTCAGTGACAACTGTTAAGGAGAAGGTGCTTGAACCTGTAACCGCAACTCTGCAAACATCATCCCCTGTGTGTGGACAAGCTATCCATGACCTGGATGATAGTTCAACATTTGAAGCTCCTCCTGGAACACCACCATGGGACTACTTTGGCCTTTTCCAACCTGTTGAGAGTCAGATCTCATTCCATGATGACAAGGAACTTGGTCATAACTTTGAGAATGATGATGATATCAGGcgtcttcgggagaaagagggaATCCCAGAGCTTGAGGAGGAACTGGAGAAGTCTCCTGCTTATCCTGATTATCTAAAGCGGCGCCTAGGAGAGGAGAAACCTCAAGATCTCAAAGATGTTGAGAAACCTCCTATGAATGGTGGAGAGGATGATCTTGCATTGTCAGAAGATGATTTTGACAATCCAACATCTGAATCTTTAGTGCGGATGTTCAAGAATCGCAATGATACGcctgttgcacatattgcaacaGGTCAGTCACCCGCACCGCTTCCTATAGATGACTTAGCTTCAGAGACAATTGATTCTCAGGCTGAAAGACCAAAAGATGACCCAGCAGTTGATCCTCAGACTGAAAGACCAAAAGATAACATGGCAATCGATGCTCAGACTGAAAAAATAAAAGATCACACAGGAGTTGATTCTCATGCTGAAAAACCAAAAGATGACACGAGGGTACTGGACATTAGCATGTATGAAAGTGACGAAACCCCTGTTACAAGTCCTCTGAAAGATACCTCAACTTCAACTGCTGCGTTTCCAGTGAACGGGAAATTCAAGGAACCTTTACGTGACGTAAGGAATGTGGCGAGGGacttaaactcatgcatgaaggAGATTGAGATCTTATTTATCAAGGCATCTGATTCTGGAAAAGAAGTCCCAAGGATGCTTGAAGCAGACAAAGTCAATTTCCGGCCTTTACTACCAGAAGAAAAAG CGCCAGGATCAACAGCATCAGGTTTTTTTGCAACATTATTTGCTTGTTGCAGAGAGGAAGTCCCTGTTCCTCAAC CTCCTCCTCAGGCTGAAGTGCAGTACCTTACCTGGCATAGATCAATGTCTTCACTTTCTTCATCATCCAGAAATCCTCTTGGGACAACATCAAAGGAAGACACTGATGGTCTCACTGGAAATATCTTTGGTGGTGTATACATGAATTCTGGCAGTCATGCCTCCACACTGGACAGGCTGTATGCATGGGAGAGAAAGCTTTATGATGAAGTCAAG GCAAGCAGTGCAGTTTGCAGGCAATATGATGATAAATGTAGGCAGCTAAGACACCAGGAATCAAGAGGAGAAAGCCAAATGAGTATCGACAAAACCCGTGCTGTTGTGAAGGATTTGCACTCCAGAATTTTAGTGGCCATTCAGAGAATCGACATGATTTCAAAGAACATAGAGGATCTAAGGGACAAAGAGCTTCAACCACAGCTAGAGGAATTAATTGGAAG TTTGACTCGCATGTGGGCAACAATGCTTGAGTGTCACCAGCATCAACATGATATCATTAAACTAGTATCCAACACTGGCAACATGAAGGCTTCAATTCGGTCAGAATCACAGTTCCAAGCAACTCTACTCCTTCAGGTTGAGCTGAGCACATTATGTTCAAACTTTCAGAAATGGATAGCATCCCACAAAGCATATTTGCAGAGCCTAAATTCATGGCTACTCAAGTGTGTGAAGTCACTACAAAAGAAGAGGAAGAGTTCCAGGAAAAAGAAGGTCGAAGCTGATCCAATAACAAAGTATGCTGTTGCGCCCATATTTAAAACCTGTGAGAGCTGGATAAATTTGTTGGATGATTTACCAACGGATTTGGAGGATGCTGTTAAAGACCTTGCTGCTCAtataaaccgttatgtgccacatCAGGAGAAGCAACGGGGTGGTTCAAAGCGAATCTTATCTTTGTCCCATAGTGGAAGATCAAACGGGGAGATGGGGGAAGTACAAAGAAGTGACCCCCCTATGGATTTACAATCAAGTTTGGAGATATTTCTAGGGAAGCTTGAAATGTTCTCTAATATTTCATTGCAGAAATACATGGAGCTCAAAGAGGATATTAATAAGGCGAAGGAGAGGTATGAGAAGGCACAGGCAGACCAGCAGATTTAA
- the LOC136540025 gene encoding protein ROLLING AND ERECT LEAF 2-like isoform X2, which produces MTLHAPLAFERKRFVREALDGRCAFAAAHFAYIQSLRHTGFALKKFVEPEVPTNSSLFTSTSATPEPPTIMQKSTNLSPSLSHHASDSFSPVPSPLASGRFHVNHMKAGGNSVTTVKEKVLEPVTATLQTSSPVCGQAIHDLDDSSTFEAPPGTPPWDYFGLFQPVESQISFHDDKELGHNFENDDDIRRLREKEGIPELEEELEKSPAYPDYLKRRLGEEKPQDLKDVEKPPMNGGEDDLALSEDDFDNPTSESLVRMFKNRNDTPVAHIATGQSPAPLPIDDLASETIDSQAERPKDDPAVDPQTERPKDNMAIDAQTEKIKDHTGVDSHAEKPKDDTRVLDISMYESDETPVTSPLKDTSTSTAAFPVNGKFKEPLRDVRNVARDLNSCMKEIEILFIKASDSGKEVPRMLEADKVNFRPLLPEEKAPGSTASGFFATLFACCREEVPVPQPPPQAEVQYLTWHRSMSSLSSSSRNPLGTTSKEDTDGLTGNIFGGVYMNSGSHASTLDRLYAWERKLYDEVKASSAVCRQYDDKCRQLRHQESRGESQMSIDKTRAVVKDLHSRILVAIQRIDMISKNIEDLRDKELQPQLEELIGSLTRMWATMLECHQHQHDIIKLVSNTGNMKASIRSESQFQATLLLQVELSTLCSNFQKWIASHKAYLQSLNSWLLKCVKSLQKKRKSSRKKKVEADPITKYAVAPIFKTCESWINLLDDLPTDLEDAVKDLAAHINRYVPHQEKQRGGSKRILSLSHSGRSNGEMGEVQRSDPPMDLQSSLEIFLGKLEMFSNISLQKYMELKEDINKAKERYEKAQADQQI; this is translated from the exons ATGACTTTGCATGCACCTTTGGCTTTT GAAAGGAAGCGATTTGTTAGAGAAGCTCTTGACGGAAGATGTGCTTTTGCAGCTGCTCATTTCGCTTATATTCAGTCACTCAGGCACACTGGATTTGCTCTCAAAAAATTCGTAGAGCCTGAAGTACCAACAAATTCCTCACTGTTCACATCAACATCTGCCACTCCAGAGCCTCCTACCATCATGCAGAAATCTACGAACCTATCTCCATCCCTTTCACATCATGCTAGTGACTCTTTCTCTCCAGTTCCCTCACCATTAGCTTCAGGACGTTTCCATGTCAATCATATGAAAGCTGGGGGTAATTCAGTGACAACTGTTAAGGAGAAGGTGCTTGAACCTGTAACCGCAACTCTGCAAACATCATCCCCTGTGTGTGGACAAGCTATCCATGACCTGGATGATAGTTCAACATTTGAAGCTCCTCCTGGAACACCACCATGGGACTACTTTGGCCTTTTCCAACCTGTTGAGAGTCAGATCTCATTCCATGATGACAAGGAACTTGGTCATAACTTTGAGAATGATGATGATATCAGGcgtcttcgggagaaagagggaATCCCAGAGCTTGAGGAGGAACTGGAGAAGTCTCCTGCTTATCCTGATTATCTAAAGCGGCGCCTAGGAGAGGAGAAACCTCAAGATCTCAAAGATGTTGAGAAACCTCCTATGAATGGTGGAGAGGATGATCTTGCATTGTCAGAAGATGATTTTGACAATCCAACATCTGAATCTTTAGTGCGGATGTTCAAGAATCGCAATGATACGcctgttgcacatattgcaacaGGTCAGTCACCCGCACCGCTTCCTATAGATGACTTAGCTTCAGAGACAATTGATTCTCAGGCTGAAAGACCAAAAGATGACCCAGCAGTTGATCCTCAGACTGAAAGACCAAAAGATAACATGGCAATCGATGCTCAGACTGAAAAAATAAAAGATCACACAGGAGTTGATTCTCATGCTGAAAAACCAAAAGATGACACGAGGGTACTGGACATTAGCATGTATGAAAGTGACGAAACCCCTGTTACAAGTCCTCTGAAAGATACCTCAACTTCAACTGCTGCGTTTCCAGTGAACGGGAAATTCAAGGAACCTTTACGTGACGTAAGGAATGTGGCGAGGGacttaaactcatgcatgaaggAGATTGAGATCTTATTTATCAAGGCATCTGATTCTGGAAAAGAAGTCCCAAGGATGCTTGAAGCAGACAAAGTCAATTTCCGGCCTTTACTACCAGAAGAAAAAG CGCCAGGATCAACAGCATCAGGTTTTTTTGCAACATTATTTGCTTGTTGCAGAGAGGAAGTCCCTGTTCCTCAAC CTCCTCCTCAGGCTGAAGTGCAGTACCTTACCTGGCATAGATCAATGTCTTCACTTTCTTCATCATCCAGAAATCCTCTTGGGACAACATCAAAGGAAGACACTGATGGTCTCACTGGAAATATCTTTGGTGGTGTATACATGAATTCTGGCAGTCATGCCTCCACACTGGACAGGCTGTATGCATGGGAGAGAAAGCTTTATGATGAAGTCAAG GCAAGCAGTGCAGTTTGCAGGCAATATGATGATAAATGTAGGCAGCTAAGACACCAGGAATCAAGAGGAGAAAGCCAAATGAGTATCGACAAAACCCGTGCTGTTGTGAAGGATTTGCACTCCAGAATTTTAGTGGCCATTCAGAGAATCGACATGATTTCAAAGAACATAGAGGATCTAAGGGACAAAGAGCTTCAACCACAGCTAGAGGAATTAATTGGAAG TTTGACTCGCATGTGGGCAACAATGCTTGAGTGTCACCAGCATCAACATGATATCATTAAACTAGTATCCAACACTGGCAACATGAAGGCTTCAATTCGGTCAGAATCACAGTTCCAAGCAACTCTACTCCTTCAGGTTGAGCTGAGCACATTATGTTCAAACTTTCAGAAATGGATAGCATCCCACAAAGCATATTTGCAGAGCCTAAATTCATGGCTACTCAAGTGTGTGAAGTCACTACAAAAGAAGAGGAAGAGTTCCAGGAAAAAGAAGGTCGAAGCTGATCCAATAACAAAGTATGCTGTTGCGCCCATATTTAAAACCTGTGAGAGCTGGATAAATTTGTTGGATGATTTACCAACGGATTTGGAGGATGCTGTTAAAGACCTTGCTGCTCAtataaaccgttatgtgccacatCAGGAGAAGCAACGGGGTGGTTCAAAGCGAATCTTATCTTTGTCCCATAGTGGAAGATCAAACGGGGAGATGGGGGAAGTACAAAGAAGTGACCCCCCTATGGATTTACAATCAAGTTTGGAGATATTTCTAGGGAAGCTTGAAATGTTCTCTAATATTTCATTGCAGAAATACATGGAGCTCAAAGAGGATATTAATAAGGCGAAGGAGAGGTATGAGAAGGCACAGGCAGACCAGCAGATTTAA